A stretch of Pseudomonas sp. LRP2-20 DNA encodes these proteins:
- a CDS encoding rhodanese-like domain-containing protein: MVAHLIQFATDHYILVAIFVVLLVALLVNELRRGGQSLSNGQLTALVNADKALVIDIRPSKEYSAGHIVGALNIPQDKLANRMTELEKHKEKTLIVVDAMGQQSGAVCGELIKAGYTAAKLSGGVSSWKADNLPLVK, translated from the coding sequence ATGGTTGCTCACCTGATTCAATTCGCGACAGATCACTACATCCTGGTGGCGATCTTCGTGGTTCTGCTGGTCGCACTGCTCGTCAATGAACTGCGCCGTGGCGGCCAGAGCCTGAGCAACGGCCAGCTGACCGCGCTGGTCAATGCCGACAAGGCACTGGTCATCGACATTCGCCCGTCCAAGGAATATTCCGCCGGCCACATCGTCGGTGCGCTGAACATCCCGCAGGACAAGCTGGCCAACCGTATGACCGAGCTCGAGAAGCACAAAGAAAAGACCCTGATCGTGGTCGACGCGATGGGCCAGCAGTCCGGCGCGGTCTGCGGTGAACTGATCAAGGCCGGTTACACCGCCGCCAAACTGAGCGGTGGCGTTTCCAGCTGGAAAGCCGATAACCTGCCCCTGGTGAAGTGA
- the ntrC gene encoding nitrogen regulation protein NR(I), with product MSRSETVWIVDDDRSIRWVLEKALQQEGMTTQSFDSADGVMGRLARQQPDVIISDIRMPGASGLDLLAQIREQHPRLPVIIMTAHSDLDSAVASYQGGAFEYLPKPFDVDEAVSLVKRANQHAQEQQGLDVPQALARTPEIIGEAPAMQEVFRAIGRLSHSNITVLINGESGTGKELVAHALHRHSPRAASPFIALNMAAIPKDLMESELFGHEKGAFTGAANLRRGRFEQADGGTLFLDEIGDMPADTQTRLLRVLADGEFYRVGGHVPVKVDVRIIAATHQNLESLVTAGKFREDLFHRLNVIRIHIPRLADRREDIPALARHFLGRAAQELAVEPKLLKPETEEFIRNLPWPGNVRQLENTCRWITVMASSREVLIGDLPPELLNLPQDAAPVTNWEQALRQWADQALARGQSNLLDSAVPSFERIMIETALKHTAGRRRDAAVLLGWGRNTLTRKIKELGMNVDGGDEDEGEDH from the coding sequence ATGAGCCGAAGTGAAACCGTATGGATCGTCGATGATGATCGCTCCATCCGCTGGGTCCTGGAAAAAGCCCTGCAACAGGAAGGCATGACCACCCAGAGCTTCGACAGCGCCGATGGTGTCATGGGCCGCCTGGCTCGCCAGCAGCCGGATGTGATCATTTCCGACATTCGCATGCCCGGTGCCAGCGGCCTCGACCTGCTGGCGCAGATCCGCGAGCAGCACCCACGCCTGCCAGTCATCATCATGACTGCCCATTCCGACCTGGACAGCGCCGTCGCGTCCTACCAGGGCGGTGCCTTCGAATATCTGCCCAAGCCGTTCGACGTCGACGAAGCAGTGTCGCTGGTCAAACGCGCCAATCAGCACGCGCAGGAACAGCAAGGCCTCGACGTACCGCAGGCCCTGGCCCGTACCCCGGAAATCATCGGCGAAGCGCCGGCGATGCAGGAAGTTTTCCGCGCCATCGGCCGCCTGAGCCACTCCAACATCACCGTGCTGATCAACGGCGAATCCGGTACCGGTAAAGAGCTGGTGGCGCACGCCCTGCACCGCCACAGCCCGCGCGCCGCATCGCCGTTCATCGCCCTGAACATGGCGGCCATTCCAAAGGACCTGATGGAATCCGAGCTGTTCGGCCACGAGAAAGGTGCCTTTACCGGCGCGGCCAACCTGCGCCGCGGCCGCTTCGAGCAGGCCGACGGTGGCACCTTGTTCCTTGACGAGATCGGCGACATGCCGGCCGACACCCAGACCCGCCTGCTGCGGGTGCTGGCCGATGGCGAGTTCTATCGGGTTGGCGGCCATGTGCCGGTGAAGGTCGATGTGCGGATCATCGCGGCGACCCACCAGAACCTGGAGTCGCTGGTAACAGCCGGCAAGTTCCGTGAAGACTTGTTCCACCGCCTCAACGTGATCCGCATCCATATCCCACGCCTGGCCGACCGCCGCGAGGACATCCCTGCGCTGGCACGGCATTTCCTCGGCCGTGCCGCCCAGGAGCTGGCCGTCGAGCCTAAGTTGCTCAAGCCGGAGACCGAAGAGTTCATCCGCAACCTGCCGTGGCCAGGCAACGTGCGCCAGCTGGAGAACACCTGCCGCTGGATCACCGTGATGGCCTCCAGCCGCGAAGTGCTGATCGGCGATTTGCCACCTGAGCTGCTGAACCTGCCGCAGGACGCCGCCCCAGTGACCAATTGGGAACAGGCGCTGCGCCAGTGGGCCGACCAGGCCTTGGCGCGCGGGCAGTCGAACCTGCTCGACAGCGCGGTACCCAGCTTTGAACGGATCATGATCGAGACTGCGCTCAAGCACACCGCCGGGCGCCGGCGTGATGCGGCAGTGCTGCTGGGCTGGGGCCGCAATACCCTGACCCGCAAGATCAAGGAGCTGGGCATGAATGTGGACGGCGGGGATGAGGATGAGGGCGAGGACCACTGA
- a CDS encoding chorismate mutase produces the protein MRLIQIVLCFTFLLLGCSANSPPELRPLLAAIGQRLDLAHSVAVHKWDNALAVEAPARELQILQQVHAAAHDYGLTPERATVFFADQIEANKMIQYGLIDRWTALGKRPSQQPRDLANELRPRLDMLQSTLLYELDRLDRLSMKDCPRKRADALASYANDPLRHMALVRATAHLCAPHSS, from the coding sequence GTGCGCCTCATACAAATCGTGCTGTGCTTCACCTTCTTGCTCCTGGGCTGCAGCGCCAACTCGCCACCTGAACTCAGGCCCTTGCTGGCGGCGATCGGGCAGCGCCTGGACCTGGCCCACTCCGTGGCTGTGCACAAGTGGGACAACGCCCTGGCGGTCGAAGCGCCCGCCCGCGAACTGCAGATCTTGCAGCAGGTTCACGCCGCAGCGCATGACTATGGCCTGACGCCCGAGCGGGCGACTGTCTTTTTTGCCGACCAGATCGAAGCCAACAAGATGATCCAGTACGGGCTAATCGACCGCTGGACCGCACTGGGCAAGCGACCATCCCAGCAACCCCGGGATCTGGCCAACGAGCTACGCCCACGTCTGGACATGCTGCAGTCGACGTTGCTTTACGAACTGGACCGCCTTGACCGGCTATCGATGAAAGATTGCCCACGCAAGCGGGCGGATGCCCTTGCCAGTTATGCAAACGACCCCCTCCGGCACATGGCCCTGGTTCGAGCTACCGCGCATTTGTGCGCGCCTCACTCAAGCTGA
- the gpmI gene encoding 2,3-bisphosphoglycerate-independent phosphoglycerate mutase: protein MTSTPKPLVLIILDGFGHSESPEFNAIYAANTPVYDRLRATQPHGLISGSGMDVGLPDGQMGNSEVGHMNLGAGRVVYQDFTRVTKAIRDGEFFQNPVLTGAVDKAVGAGKAVHILGLLSDGGVHSHQDHLVAMAELAAQRGAEKIYLHAFLDGRDTPPRSAQSSIELLDATFAKLGKGRIASLIGRYFAMDRDNRWDRVSAAYNLIVDSVADYTADTALAGLEAAYAREENDEFVKATRIGEAVKVEDGDAVIFMNFRADRARELSRAFVEPDFNEFPRARLPKMAAYIGLTQYSAKIAAPAAYAPSSLDNVLGEYLAKNGKTQLRIAETEKYAHVTFFFSGGREEPFEGEERILIPSPKVATYDLQPEMNAPEVTDRIVEAIEQQRFDVIVVNYANGDMVGHTGVFEAAVKAVEALDTCVGRIVEALDKVGGEALITADHGNVEQMEDACTGQAHTAHTSEPVPFIYVGKRKVQVREGGVLADVAPTMLKLLGLEKPAEMTGTSILVDA from the coding sequence ATGACGAGTACGCCCAAACCCCTGGTCCTGATCATCCTGGATGGCTTCGGCCACAGCGAGAGCCCCGAATTTAACGCCATCTATGCCGCCAACACGCCGGTCTATGACCGCCTGCGCGCCACCCAGCCGCATGGCCTGATTTCCGGCTCCGGGATGGATGTCGGCCTGCCGGACGGGCAGATGGGCAACTCCGAAGTCGGCCACATGAACCTCGGCGCCGGGCGCGTCGTCTATCAGGACTTCACCCGGGTGACCAAGGCCATCCGCGATGGCGAGTTCTTCCAGAACCCGGTACTCACCGGCGCGGTGGACAAGGCAGTGGGCGCCGGCAAGGCCGTGCACATCCTCGGCCTGCTGTCCGACGGTGGCGTGCACAGCCATCAGGACCACCTGGTGGCCATGGCCGAACTGGCAGCGCAACGTGGCGCCGAGAAGATCTACCTGCACGCCTTCCTCGACGGCCGTGACACCCCGCCGCGCAGCGCGCAATCGTCGATCGAACTGCTCGACGCGACCTTCGCCAAGCTCGGCAAGGGCCGCATCGCCAGCCTGATCGGCCGCTACTTCGCGATGGACCGTGACAACCGCTGGGATCGCGTCAGCGCCGCCTACAACCTGATCGTCGACAGCGTTGCCGACTACACGGCCGACACCGCGCTGGCAGGCCTGGAAGCAGCCTACGCCCGCGAGGAGAACGACGAATTCGTCAAGGCCACGCGCATTGGCGAAGCCGTCAAGGTCGAGGACGGCGATGCCGTGATCTTCATGAACTTCCGCGCCGACCGCGCCCGTGAGCTGTCGCGTGCCTTCGTCGAGCCGGACTTCAACGAATTCCCCCGCGCGCGCCTGCCAAAAATGGCGGCCTACATCGGCCTGACCCAGTATTCGGCAAAAATCGCCGCGCCGGCAGCCTACGCCCCGTCCAGCCTGGACAACGTGCTGGGCGAGTACCTGGCGAAAAACGGCAAGACCCAGCTGCGCATCGCCGAAACCGAGAAATATGCACACGTCACGTTCTTCTTCTCCGGTGGCCGCGAAGAACCGTTCGAAGGCGAAGAGCGCATCCTGATCCCGTCGCCGAAGGTTGCCACCTACGACCTGCAACCGGAGATGAACGCACCTGAAGTGACCGACCGCATCGTCGAGGCCATCGAACAGCAGCGTTTTGACGTGATCGTGGTCAACTACGCCAACGGCGACATGGTCGGCCACACCGGCGTGTTCGAAGCCGCAGTAAAAGCAGTCGAGGCCCTGGATACCTGCGTCGGGCGCATCGTCGAGGCGCTGGACAAGGTCGGCGGCGAAGCACTGATCACCGCCGACCACGGCAACGTCGAACAGATGGAAGACGCCTGCACCGGCCAGGCGCACACTGCGCACACCAGCGAGCCGGTGCCGTTCATCTATGTCGGCAAGCGCAAGGTGCAGGTCCGCGAAGGCGGCGTGCTGGCCGACGTGGCACCGACCATGCTGAAACTGCTGGGCCTGGAAAAGCCGGCAGAAATGACCGGTACATCCATCCTGGTCGACGCCTGA
- a CDS encoding murein hydrolase activator EnvC family protein, translating to MLRALIPLALSCLLSPAFADERAQTQQQLDATRQDIAELKKTLGKLQEEKAGVQKDLKATETDIGNLEKQVEALQQELKKTEGELERLDTEKKKLQSARVEQQRLIAIQARSAYQNNGREEYLKLLLNQQNPEKFARTLSYYDYLSKARLEQLKAFNETLRQLASVEQDISRQQEQLLAQRADLDTRRQALDSERSKRQQVLAKLNSDVKDGDQKLQARQQDQADLAKVLKTIEETLARQAREAEEARKKALLAQQEAEKRRQQEALAARADKEQEDAEPPKKARTTLGPLVSSDGASYGGAFSAARGKLPWPVNGRLLARFGDARGNDARAKWDGVMISASPGTQVHAVHGGRVVFADWLRGAGLLVILDHGNGYLSLYGHNQSLLKSAGDIVKAGEAISTVGDSGGQDSAGLYFAIRQQGRPTDPSQWCRG from the coding sequence ATGCTACGCGCCCTGATTCCTCTAGCCTTGTCCTGCCTGCTCAGTCCGGCCTTTGCCGATGAGCGCGCGCAGACCCAGCAGCAACTGGACGCCACCCGCCAGGACATTGCCGAGCTCAAGAAGACGCTGGGCAAGCTCCAGGAAGAAAAGGCCGGCGTGCAAAAAGACCTCAAGGCCACCGAAACCGACATCGGTAACCTGGAGAAGCAGGTGGAGGCCCTGCAACAAGAACTAAAAAAGACCGAGGGCGAGCTGGAGCGCCTTGATACCGAGAAAAAAAAACTCCAGAGCGCCCGCGTTGAACAACAACGGCTGATCGCCATCCAGGCCCGTTCGGCCTACCAGAACAATGGTCGCGAGGAATACCTCAAGCTGCTGCTGAACCAGCAGAATCCAGAGAAATTCGCCCGCACCCTGTCCTATTACGACTACCTGAGCAAAGCGCGCCTCGAGCAGCTCAAGGCGTTCAACGAGACCCTGCGCCAGCTGGCCAGCGTCGAGCAGGACATTTCCCGTCAGCAGGAACAACTGCTGGCCCAGCGCGCCGACCTCGACACGCGCCGACAGGCGCTGGACAGCGAGCGCAGCAAGCGCCAGCAGGTGCTGGCCAAGCTCAACAGCGACGTGAAAGACGGCGACCAGAAGCTGCAGGCACGCCAACAGGACCAGGCCGACCTGGCCAAGGTGCTCAAGACCATCGAGGAAACCCTGGCCCGTCAGGCCCGGGAAGCCGAAGAAGCGCGCAAGAAAGCCCTGCTTGCCCAGCAGGAAGCCGAGAAACGCCGCCAGCAGGAGGCCCTGGCCGCCCGAGCGGACAAGGAACAAGAGGATGCCGAGCCGCCGAAGAAGGCCCGCACCACCCTCGGCCCGTTGGTTTCCAGTGACGGCGCCAGCTACGGTGGTGCGTTTTCTGCCGCGCGGGGAAAACTTCCATGGCCGGTCAATGGTCGATTGCTGGCACGCTTCGGTGATGCCCGCGGCAATGATGCCCGGGCCAAATGGGACGGCGTGATGATCAGCGCCAGCCCCGGCACCCAGGTACACGCAGTGCACGGTGGGCGCGTGGTGTTTGCCGACTGGTTGCGTGGCGCTGGACTTCTGGTCATTCTCGACCATGGTAATGGTTACCTGAGCCTGTACGGCCACAACCAGAGCCTGCTCAAGAGCGCCGGCGACATCGTCAAGGCCGGCGAAGCCATCTCCACCGTTGGCGACAGCGGTGGCCAGGACAGCGCAGGCTTGTACTTCGCCATCCGCCAGCAGGGCCGGCCGACCGACCCCTCGCAGTGGTGCCGCGGCTGA
- the secB gene encoding protein-export chaperone SecB, with protein MTDQQTNGAAAEDNSPQFSMQRIYVRDLSFEAPKSPQIFRQTWEPSVALDLNTKQKALEGDFHEVVLTLSVTVKNGDEVAFIAEVQQAGIFLIKNLDASSMSHTLGAFCPNILFPYARETLDSLVTRGSFPALMLSPVNFDALYAQEMQRMQEAGEVPTVQ; from the coding sequence ATGACTGACCAACAGACCAACGGCGCTGCTGCAGAAGACAACAGCCCTCAGTTCTCCATGCAGCGCATCTATGTGCGTGACCTGTCGTTCGAAGCCCCGAAAAGCCCGCAGATCTTCCGTCAGACCTGGGAACCGAGCGTTGCCCTGGACCTGAACACCAAGCAGAAAGCGCTGGAAGGCGACTTCCACGAAGTGGTGCTGACCCTGTCGGTGACCGTCAAGAACGGCGACGAAGTGGCCTTCATCGCTGAAGTTCAGCAGGCTGGCATCTTCCTGATCAAGAACCTCGACGCTTCCTCGATGAGCCACACCCTCGGCGCGTTCTGCCCGAACATTCTGTTCCCGTACGCCCGTGAGACCCTGGACAGCCTGGTGACCCGCGGTTCGTTCCCGGCCCTGATGCTGTCGCCGGTCAACTTCGACGCCCTGTACGCGCAAGAAATGCAGCGCATGCAGGAAGCTGGCGAAGTGCCGACTGTGCAGTAA
- a CDS encoding cupin domain-containing protein, which yields MRIALPLLTTLLITGCNEPLPSNAEITSRTLLRTGVAWDQTPYTHYPQGQPELSLLKINIPARSTLDWHCHLAPNMGYMLSGAIEVENAAGIRVSLKAGDALAEIVNGLHRSRTTDQPAEILVFYASAKGIPPFTSAGECPPPSPAEGTPGSSAS from the coding sequence ATGCGTATTGCACTGCCGCTGCTCACGACTTTACTGATCACAGGCTGTAACGAGCCACTACCATCAAACGCCGAGATAACGTCCAGGACACTCCTGCGCACAGGAGTTGCCTGGGACCAGACACCTTACACGCATTACCCGCAAGGCCAGCCCGAGCTGTCACTGCTGAAAATCAACATCCCGGCCCGTTCTACGCTGGACTGGCACTGCCATCTGGCGCCAAACATGGGCTACATGCTGAGCGGCGCGATCGAAGTGGAAAACGCAGCTGGCATTCGCGTCAGTCTCAAGGCCGGTGACGCCCTGGCCGAGATTGTCAACGGGCTACATCGGAGCCGCACTACCGATCAACCGGCCGAGATCCTGGTGTTCTACGCCAGCGCCAAGGGTATTCCGCCATTTACCTCCGCAGGCGAATGCCCACCCCCCTCCCCAGCGGAGGGAACGCCTGGATCCAGCGCTAGCTGA
- the glnL gene encoding nitrogen regulation protein NR(II), giving the protein MTISDAQHRLLLDNLTTATLLLNAELRLEYMNPAAEMLLAVSGQRSHGQFISELFTESTEALNSLRQAVEQAHPFTKREAQLTSLTGQTITVDYAVTPILHQGNTLLLLEVHPRDRLLRITKEEAQLSKQETTKMLVRGLAHEIKNPLGGIRGAAQLLARELPEEGLRDYTNVIIEEADRLRNLVDRMLGSNKLPSLAMTNIHEVLERVCSLVEAESQGCITLVRDYDPSLPDVLIDREQMIQAVLNIVRNAMQAISSQNELRLGRITLRSRAVRQFTIGHVRHRLAARIEIIDNGPGIPAELQDTLFYPMVSGRPDGTGLGLAITQNIISQHQGLIECESHAGHTAFSIFLPLEQGATAS; this is encoded by the coding sequence ATGACCATCAGCGATGCACAGCACCGTCTGCTTCTGGACAACCTGACCACCGCCACGCTCCTGCTCAATGCCGAGCTGCGCCTGGAGTACATGAACCCGGCTGCGGAAATGCTCCTGGCGGTCAGTGGCCAGCGCAGCCACGGGCAGTTCATCAGTGAACTGTTCACCGAATCGACCGAGGCGCTCAACTCGCTGCGCCAGGCCGTGGAGCAGGCGCACCCGTTCACCAAGCGCGAAGCGCAACTGACCTCGCTGACCGGGCAGACCATCACCGTCGACTATGCGGTGACGCCGATCCTGCACCAGGGCAATACCTTGCTGCTACTGGAAGTGCACCCGCGGGATCGCCTGCTGCGCATCACCAAGGAAGAGGCCCAGCTGAGCAAGCAGGAAACCACCAAGATGCTGGTGCGCGGCCTGGCCCACGAGATCAAGAACCCGCTCGGCGGCATCCGTGGCGCAGCACAGCTGCTGGCCCGCGAGCTGCCCGAAGAGGGCCTGCGCGACTACACCAATGTGATCATCGAAGAGGCTGACCGCCTGCGCAACCTGGTCGACCGCATGCTCGGCTCGAACAAGTTGCCGTCGCTGGCCATGACCAACATCCACGAAGTACTGGAGCGGGTCTGCAGCCTGGTCGAGGCCGAAAGCCAAGGCTGCATCACTTTGGTGCGCGATTACGACCCGAGCCTGCCGGACGTGTTGATCGATCGCGAGCAGATGATCCAGGCGGTATTGAACATCGTGCGCAACGCGATGCAGGCGATCAGTTCACAAAACGAGCTGCGCCTGGGCCGCATCACCCTGCGCAGCCGCGCCGTGCGCCAGTTCACCATCGGCCATGTGCGCCATCGCCTGGCGGCGCGTATCGAGATCATCGACAACGGCCCGGGCATCCCTGCGGAACTGCAGGACACCCTTTTCTATCCCATGGTCAGTGGGCGCCCGGACGGTACCGGGCTCGGACTGGCCATTACCCAGAACATCATCAGCCAGCACCAGGGCCTGATCGAGTGTGAAAGCCACGCAGGGCATACCGCCTTCTCGATCTTCCTGCCCCTGGAACAAGGAGCCACCGCCTCATGA
- the grxC gene encoding glutaredoxin 3 produces the protein MKPVIVYSSDYCPYCMRAKYLLESKGVAFEEIKVDGKPQVRAEMSQKAGRTSVPQIWIGSTHVGGCDDLYALERAGKLDALLAA, from the coding sequence ATGAAGCCTGTCATCGTCTACTCCAGCGACTACTGCCCTTACTGCATGCGCGCCAAGTACCTGCTCGAGAGCAAAGGCGTGGCCTTCGAGGAAATCAAGGTCGACGGCAAGCCGCAGGTTCGTGCCGAGATGAGTCAGAAGGCCGGCCGTACTTCGGTGCCGCAGATCTGGATCGGCAGCACCCACGTCGGTGGATGCGATGACCTCTATGCCCTGGAGCGCGCCGGCAAGCTCGACGCGCTGCTGGCAGCCTGA
- the glnA gene encoding type I glutamate--ammonia ligase gives MSKSVQLIKDHDVKWIDLRFTDTKGTQHHVTMPARDGLDEDFFEVGKMFDGSSIAGWKGIEASDMILMPVDETAVLDPFTEEPTLIITCDIVDPSSMQGYDRDPRAIAKRAEEYLKSTGIGDTVFAGPEPEFFIFDEVKFQSDISGSMFKIFSEQGSWMTGADVEGGNKGHRPGVKGGYFPVPPFDHDHEIRTAMCNALEEMGQTVEVHHHEVATAGQNEIGVKFNTLVKKADEVQALKYVVHNVADAYGRTATFMPKPLYGDNGSGMHVHMSIWKDGKNTFSGEGYAGLSETALYFIGGIIKHGKALNGFTNPSTNSYKRLVPGFEAPVMLAYSARNRSASIRIPYVGSPKARRIEARFPDPSANPYLAFAALLMAGLDGIQNKIHPGDAADKNLYDLPPEEAKDIPQVCGSLKEALEELDKGRAFLTKGGVFSDDFIDAFIELKSEEEIKVRTFVHPLEYELYYSC, from the coding sequence ATGTCGAAGTCGGTTCAACTCATCAAAGATCATGACGTCAAGTGGATTGATCTGCGTTTCACGGACACCAAAGGTACTCAGCACCACGTGACCATGCCGGCGCGTGATGGCCTGGACGAAGACTTCTTCGAAGTCGGCAAGATGTTCGACGGCTCCTCCATCGCTGGCTGGAAAGGCATCGAAGCTTCCGACATGATCCTGATGCCAGTCGACGAGACTGCCGTTCTGGACCCGTTCACCGAAGAACCGACCCTGATCATCACCTGCGACATCGTCGACCCGTCGAGCATGCAAGGCTACGATCGCGACCCACGTGCGATCGCCAAGCGCGCCGAAGAGTACCTGAAGAGCACCGGTATCGGTGACACCGTATTCGCTGGCCCAGAGCCAGAGTTCTTCATCTTCGACGAAGTGAAGTTCCAGTCGGACATCTCCGGCTCGATGTTCAAGATCTTCTCCGAGCAAGGCTCGTGGATGACTGGCGCTGACGTCGAAGGCGGCAACAAAGGCCACCGTCCAGGCGTGAAAGGCGGCTACTTCCCGGTTCCGCCGTTCGACCACGACCACGAAATCCGCACCGCCATGTGCAACGCCCTGGAAGAAATGGGCCAGACCGTTGAAGTTCACCACCACGAAGTGGCGACTGCCGGCCAGAACGAAATCGGCGTCAAGTTCAACACCCTGGTGAAGAAAGCTGACGAAGTACAGGCCCTGAAATACGTCGTGCACAACGTTGCCGACGCTTACGGCCGTACCGCTACCTTCATGCCGAAGCCACTGTACGGCGACAACGGCTCGGGCATGCACGTGCACATGTCGATCTGGAAAGACGGCAAGAACACCTTCTCGGGTGAAGGCTATGCCGGCCTGTCCGAAACCGCTCTGTACTTCATCGGCGGTATCATCAAGCACGGTAAGGCCCTGAACGGCTTCACCAACCCGTCGACCAACTCGTACAAACGTCTGGTCCCAGGCTTCGAAGCCCCGGTAATGCTGGCCTACTCGGCTCGCAACCGTTCCGCCTCGATCCGTATTCCTTACGTCGGCAGCCCGAAAGCCCGCCGTATCGAAGCACGCTTCCCGGACCCATCGGCCAACCCATACCTGGCCTTCGCGGCCCTGCTGATGGCTGGCCTGGACGGCATCCAGAACAAGATCCACCCAGGCGATGCTGCCGACAAGAACCTGTACGACCTGCCGCCAGAAGAAGCCAAGGACATTCCGCAAGTGTGCGGCAGCCTGAAAGAAGCTCTGGAAGAGCTGGATAAAGGCCGTGCGTTCCTGACCAAGGGCGGCGTGTTCTCCGACGACTTCATCGATGCCTTCATCGAGCTGAAGAGCGAAGAAGAAATCAAGGTCCGCACCTTCGTGCACCCGCTGGAATACGAGCTGTACTACAGCTGCTGA
- the trmL gene encoding tRNA (uridine(34)/cytosine(34)/5-carboxymethylaminomethyluridine(34)-2'-O)-methyltransferase TrmL, translating to MFHVILFQPEIPPNTGNIIRLCANSGCALHLIEPISFELDDKRLRRAGLDYHEYATLKRHESLAGCLESLGNPRLFAFTTKGSHPFHEVAYQPGDAFLFGPESRGLPAEVLDSLPAEQRLRLPMRPGCRSLNLSNTVAVTVYEAWRQNGFAGS from the coding sequence ATGTTTCACGTCATCCTTTTTCAACCAGAAATTCCGCCGAATACCGGCAACATCATCCGCCTCTGCGCCAATAGCGGCTGCGCCCTGCACCTGATCGAGCCGATCAGCTTCGAACTGGACGACAAGCGCCTGCGCCGTGCGGGGCTTGATTACCACGAGTATGCCACGCTCAAGCGCCACGAAAGCCTGGCCGGATGCCTGGAAAGCCTGGGCAATCCACGCCTTTTCGCCTTCACCACCAAGGGCTCGCACCCGTTCCATGAAGTGGCTTATCAGCCCGGCGATGCGTTCCTCTTCGGGCCAGAGAGCCGCGGCCTGCCGGCCGAGGTGCTCGACAGCCTGCCAGCCGAACAACGCCTGCGCCTGCCGATGCGGCCGGGGTGCCGCAGCCTGAACCTGTCCAACACGGTGGCAGTGACGGTGTATGAGGCCTGGCGGCAGAACGGGTTTGCCGGGAGTTAA